From a single Methylosinus sp. H3A genomic region:
- a CDS encoding symporter-like protein gives MRNSAEEENFEDRARLDGRIALAIATFASAYGLVALLDRVGAPERLVALVSPYFTVVALAALGFLLHSMRVSFYYAAGRAAPAAYAGFAQAALVAGLAAPFAARLTGAGSPLGVTLGLLLGVALIGAATGPMLRKTGAFSLSDLLAARFSRMEPRLGMIVVAALTSAIVALAGYQTAVDALVGFTGAGRPFAAFFIGAAILLIAGPGGVGGVLWSACAAAGVLIAGFALPQIALMLEGFPTPLPLVGDEAAWSEAARIIESWRLARPAPLALEITTALGLALGLATLAPALAPAVATKDAAAARRAGVAAMFWTLVAAALITATVASSALIVSHVVVGQTPERLPDAIYSASAHDLVQICGAKVDGPAQARAACLVRKLPPGAPLRPADISVRAEYLIGGLPQLAKLGAALTGLLASGIIAAGLALASASLHACAAAVGHDALYRLRAESALTSRRLAITRLALVGVTALGSATSAANAIDARTLVGIALALSAAGLVPLVGLALFARAQDRDAMIGQLAGLATMAVTLVFDQAPPDIEQLAWAGLCGAIAGLLAGSFSAEAFSQETPESRNFVDEILRGDGNVLREDKGV, from the coding sequence ATGCGCAATTCGGCGGAGGAGGAGAATTTCGAGGACCGGGCCAGGCTCGACGGCCGCATCGCGCTGGCGATCGCGACTTTCGCCTCCGCCTATGGACTCGTCGCTCTGCTCGACCGCGTCGGCGCGCCGGAGCGGCTGGTGGCGCTGGTCTCACCCTATTTCACCGTCGTCGCTCTGGCGGCGCTCGGTTTCCTACTGCATTCGATGCGCGTCTCCTTCTACTACGCCGCGGGACGGGCGGCGCCGGCCGCCTACGCCGGCTTCGCGCAGGCGGCGCTCGTCGCCGGCCTCGCGGCGCCTTTCGCGGCGCGGCTCACCGGCGCCGGCTCGCCGCTCGGCGTGACGCTCGGCCTGCTGCTCGGGGTCGCGCTCATCGGCGCGGCGACGGGGCCGATGCTGCGCAAGACCGGGGCCTTCTCGCTTTCGGACCTGCTGGCCGCGCGCTTTTCCCGCATGGAGCCGCGGCTCGGCATGATCGTCGTGGCCGCTCTCACCTCGGCGATCGTCGCGCTGGCCGGCTATCAGACGGCGGTGGACGCGCTGGTCGGCTTCACCGGCGCGGGACGGCCTTTCGCGGCCTTTTTCATCGGCGCGGCGATCCTGCTGATCGCCGGGCCGGGCGGCGTCGGCGGCGTGCTGTGGAGCGCCTGCGCCGCCGCCGGCGTGCTCATCGCGGGCTTCGCCCTGCCGCAGATCGCCCTGATGCTCGAAGGCTTTCCGACTCCCTTGCCGCTCGTCGGCGACGAGGCCGCCTGGAGCGAGGCGGCGCGCATCATCGAGAGTTGGCGGCTCGCCCGGCCGGCGCCCCTCGCTCTCGAGATCACCACGGCGCTCGGTCTCGCGCTCGGCTTGGCGACGCTGGCGCCCGCCCTGGCCCCGGCCGTGGCGACGAAAGACGCGGCGGCGGCGCGACGGGCCGGCGTCGCGGCGATGTTCTGGACGCTAGTCGCGGCGGCGCTGATCACGGCGACGGTCGCCTCCTCGGCGTTGATCGTCTCCCATGTCGTCGTCGGCCAGACGCCGGAGCGGCTGCCGGACGCCATCTATTCCGCGAGCGCCCACGATCTCGTGCAGATCTGCGGCGCGAAGGTCGACGGTCCGGCGCAGGCGCGCGCGGCCTGCCTCGTCCGCAAGCTGCCGCCGGGCGCGCCGCTGCGCCCCGCGGATATTTCCGTGCGCGCGGAATATCTCATCGGCGGTCTGCCGCAATTGGCCAAGCTCGGCGCGGCGCTCACCGGCCTGCTCGCCTCCGGGATCATCGCCGCGGGCCTCGCGCTGGCGAGCGCCAGCCTGCACGCCTGCGCCGCCGCCGTCGGCCATGACGCGCTCTATCGGCTGCGCGCCGAATCCGCTCTGACGAGCCGCCGCCTCGCGATCACCCGGCTGGCGCTGGTCGGGGTCACGGCGCTCGGCTCGGCGACGAGCGCCGCCAACGCCATAGACGCCCGCACTCTGGTCGGGATCGCGCTCGCTCTGTCGGCGGCGGGTCTGGTTCCGCTCGTCGGCCTCGCGCTGTTCGCGCGCGCTCAGGACCGGGACGCGATGATCGGCCAATTGGCCGGCCTCGCGACCATGGCGGTGACGCTCGTCTTCGACCAGGCGCCGCCGGACATCGAGCAGCTGGCCTGGGCGGGCCTCTGCGGCGCCATCGCGGGTCTGCTCGCCGGAAGCTTTTCGGCGGAGGCTTTTTCGCAAGAGACGCCGGAATCGCGCAATTTCGTCGATGAAATTCTGCGCGGCGACGGAAATGTGCTGCGCGAGGACAAGGGCGTCTGA
- a CDS encoding AEC family transporter, producing the protein MSAVLTALAPIFLLIFLGYALRHRRLLAEEFWLPCERLNYFCLFPSLMFAQIGTADLADLPLRAIAATVLGAATAGGALIFAGRLWRPQAGPTFSSVLQGAVRPNTYVGVAAASAVFGRPGLMATSIAIAIAIPLFNILSILILALYGEQKSADPRRLARSIAGNPVVVSVLAGALANVSGLPLPAVALDTLHVLGAASLPLGLLSVGAGLDLGAARVSFGPVLQSSAVKLVALPFFAYWIGAGLGLDDATLSGMVLFSALPCTPSAYI; encoded by the coding sequence ATGTCGGCCGTTCTCACGGCGCTCGCGCCGATTTTCCTTCTGATCTTTCTGGGCTATGCGCTCCGCCATCGCCGCCTGCTGGCGGAAGAGTTCTGGCTTCCTTGCGAGCGGCTCAATTATTTCTGCCTGTTTCCCTCGCTGATGTTCGCTCAGATCGGGACGGCCGATCTCGCCGATTTGCCGCTGCGCGCCATCGCCGCGACAGTGCTCGGCGCGGCGACTGCGGGCGGGGCGCTGATCTTCGCCGGCCGGCTGTGGCGTCCGCAGGCCGGGCCGACCTTCTCCTCCGTCCTGCAAGGGGCGGTGCGACCCAATACTTATGTCGGCGTCGCCGCGGCCTCCGCCGTTTTCGGCCGGCCGGGGCTGATGGCGACATCCATCGCCATCGCCATTGCCATTCCGCTGTTCAATATTCTCTCGATCCTGATCCTCGCCCTCTATGGCGAGCAGAAGAGCGCCGACCCGCGTCGTTTGGCGCGCTCGATCGCCGGCAATCCGGTGGTCGTCTCCGTGCTCGCAGGCGCGCTGGCGAATGTGTCGGGTCTTCCTCTGCCGGCCGTCGCGCTCGACACGCTGCATGTTCTGGGCGCCGCCTCTCTGCCGCTCGGCCTGCTCTCGGTCGGCGCGGGTCTCGATCTCGGCGCGGCGCGCGTCTCTTTCGGCCCCGTGCTGCAGTCCTCCGCGGTGAAGCTCGTCGCTCTGCCCTTCTTCGCCTATTGGATCGGGGCGGGGCTCGGATTGGACGACGCGACGCTGAGCGGAATGGTGCTGTTCAGCGCGCTGCCCTGCACGCCGTCCGCCTATATATAA
- the rpsO gene encoding 30S ribosomal protein S15: MSITAERKQALIKEYATKPDDTGSPEVQVAILTERITNLTGHFKTHVKDNHSRRGLLKLVSQRRQLLDYVKSRDEPRYRSIIERLGIRR, encoded by the coding sequence ATGTCGATCACGGCAGAGCGCAAGCAGGCGCTCATCAAGGAATATGCGACCAAGCCGGACGACACCGGCTCGCCCGAGGTGCAGGTGGCCATCCTCACCGAGCGCATCACCAATCTGACCGGGCATTTCAAGACCCATGTGAAGGACAATCATTCGCGTCGCGGTCTCTTGAAGCTCGTGTCGCAGCGCCGTCAGCTGCTCGATTATGTGAAGTCGAGGGACGAGCCGCGCTACCGCTCCATCATCGAGCGTCTCGGCATTCGCCGCTGA
- the pnp gene encoding polyribonucleotide nucleotidyltransferase: MFQIHREELDWAGRTLVLETGKIARQADGAVFASWGETTVLATVVSAKAPKPGQDFFPLTVNYQEKAFAAGRIPGGYFKREGRPSERETLISRLIDRPIRPLFPDGYRNDTQVIVTVLSHDLENDPDILAMVAASAALTLSGIPFMGPIGGARVGYINGALKLNPTIEEAKLSTLDLVVAGTSDAVLMVESEAQELSEDLMLEAVMTGHRGFQPVIDAIIRLAERAAKDPRDLVVVDKSEVNAAVAALAEAELRHAYKITVKQDRYAAVDAVKGKVFAALLPEGEAQFSKEAVAEAFHDLQAKVVRWNILDDGIRIDGRDVKTVRPIVAEVGVLPRAHGSALFTRGETQALVVATLGTGEDEQFVDSLEGTYKERFLLHYNFPPYSVGETGRMGSPGRREIGHGKLAWRAIRPMLPAAAEFPYTLRVVSEITESNGSSSMATVCGSSLALMDAGVPLKKPTAGIAMGLILEGERFAVLSDILGDEDHLGDMDFKVAGTSEGVTSLQMDIKIAGITEEIMRVALAQARDGRLHILGEMSKALTTSRAELGEFAPRIETLKIPTDKIREVIGTGGKVIREIVEKTGAKINIEDDGTVKVASSDANSIKAAINWIKSIASDPEVGQIYEGTVVKTADFGAFVNFFGAKDGLVHISQLSKQRVNKTTDVVKEGDKVKVKLLGFDDRGKVRLSMRVVDQQTGEDLEAKEKAEAANAGE; encoded by the coding sequence ATGTTCCAGATCCATCGCGAAGAGCTCGACTGGGCGGGTCGCACGCTGGTGCTCGAGACGGGCAAGATCGCCCGTCAGGCCGACGGCGCCGTATTCGCCAGCTGGGGCGAGACCACCGTGCTCGCGACCGTCGTCTCGGCCAAGGCGCCCAAGCCCGGCCAGGACTTCTTCCCGCTGACCGTCAACTACCAGGAGAAAGCCTTCGCCGCCGGCCGCATTCCCGGCGGTTACTTCAAGCGCGAAGGCCGCCCGAGCGAGCGCGAGACGCTGATTTCCCGCCTCATCGACCGTCCGATCCGCCCCCTGTTCCCCGACGGCTATCGCAACGACACCCAGGTGATCGTGACCGTGCTGTCGCACGACCTCGAGAATGATCCGGACATTCTGGCCATGGTCGCGGCCTCAGCCGCCCTGACGCTCTCCGGCATTCCCTTCATGGGCCCGATCGGCGGCGCGCGCGTCGGCTATATCAACGGCGCGTTGAAGCTCAATCCGACCATTGAGGAAGCCAAGCTCTCGACGCTCGACCTCGTCGTCGCCGGCACCTCCGACGCCGTGCTGATGGTCGAATCGGAGGCGCAGGAGCTCTCCGAGGATCTGATGCTCGAGGCGGTGATGACCGGCCATCGCGGCTTCCAGCCGGTGATCGACGCGATCATTCGCCTCGCCGAGCGCGCCGCCAAAGACCCGCGCGACCTCGTGGTGGTCGACAAGTCCGAGGTGAACGCGGCCGTCGCCGCCCTCGCCGAGGCCGAGCTGCGGCATGCCTATAAGATCACCGTCAAGCAGGACCGCTACGCCGCCGTCGACGCGGTGAAGGGCAAGGTGTTCGCCGCTCTGCTGCCGGAAGGCGAGGCGCAATTCTCCAAGGAGGCGGTCGCCGAGGCCTTCCACGATCTGCAGGCCAAGGTCGTGCGCTGGAACATTCTCGACGACGGCATTCGCATCGACGGCCGCGACGTGAAGACGGTGCGCCCGATCGTCGCCGAAGTGGGCGTGCTGCCGCGCGCGCATGGCTCGGCGCTGTTCACCCGCGGCGAGACGCAGGCGCTGGTCGTCGCGACGCTCGGCACTGGCGAGGACGAGCAATTCGTCGACTCGCTCGAGGGAACCTATAAGGAGCGCTTCCTGCTCCACTATAACTTCCCTCCCTACTCCGTCGGCGAGACCGGCCGCATGGGATCGCCCGGCCGCCGTGAGATCGGCCATGGCAAGCTCGCCTGGCGCGCCATTCGCCCGATGCTGCCGGCCGCCGCCGAATTCCCCTACACGCTGCGCGTCGTCTCGGAGATCACCGAATCCAACGGCTCCTCGTCGATGGCGACGGTGTGCGGCTCCTCGCTCGCGCTGATGGACGCCGGCGTGCCGCTGAAGAAGCCGACGGCGGGCATCGCCATGGGCCTCATCCTCGAGGGTGAGCGCTTCGCGGTTCTGTCCGACATTCTCGGCGACGAGGATCATCTCGGCGACATGGACTTCAAAGTGGCCGGCACGTCGGAAGGCGTGACCTCGCTGCAGATGGACATAAAGATCGCCGGCATCACCGAGGAGATCATGCGCGTCGCTCTCGCCCAGGCGCGCGACGGCCGTCTGCACATCCTCGGCGAGATGTCCAAGGCGCTCACCACCTCGCGCGCCGAGCTCGGCGAGTTCGCGCCGCGCATCGAGACGTTGAAGATCCCCACCGACAAGATCCGCGAAGTGATCGGCACCGGCGGCAAGGTCATTCGCGAGATCGTCGAGAAGACCGGCGCCAAGATCAATATCGAGGACGACGGCACGGTGAAGGTCGCCTCTTCCGACGCCAATTCGATCAAGGCGGCGATCAATTGGATCAAGTCGATCGCCTCCGATCCGGAGGTCGGCCAGATCTATGAGGGAACCGTGGTGAAGACCGCCGATTTCGGCGCCTTCGTCAATTTCTTCGGCGCCAAGGACGGCCTCGTCCACATTTCGCAGCTCTCCAAGCAGCGCGTGAACAAGACGACTGATGTGGTGAAGGAAGGCGACAAGGTGAAGGTGAAGCTGCTCGGCTTCGACGATCGCGGCAAGGTGCGCCTCTCCATGCGCGTCGTCGATCAGCAGACCGGCGAAGACCTCGAGGCCAAGGAAAAGGCCGAGGCCGCCAACGCCGGCGAGTGA
- a CDS encoding ATP phosphoribosyltransferase regulatory subunit produces the protein MSSALAKEGPQKRGKGVNEAAKTDFSSGDALDAILASFQRAGFARCEPAILQPAGVFLDRSGEDFRGRLYLTSDAAGADVCLRPEFTIPVCLAYLASPAAAAPASFAYGGTVFRFPAEGEAGTGELLQAGLESFGRDDREAADAEILAAALEAAADAGGGALDVETGDAGLVSTFLDRLDLPPAWRRRLETGHARGESLAEIFAPPANGKEHAGVLAALEKVDAKEARALVEDLLSIAGISPVGGRSAGEIAERFLDQAALAGGAGVSAETHALVDAFFAVQGQIDEASAALRKLAADASLDLSAALDSLDTRSGFLAARGVDLERVRFSASFARRLDYYSGFVFEARLEPAGPPLIGGGRYDRLLKTLGAKQDIPAVGAAIWVDRLTARKGRAA, from the coding sequence ATGTCCTCCGCCCTTGCTAAGGAAGGGCCGCAAAAGAGGGGCAAAGGCGTGAACGAGGCGGCGAAAACCGATTTTTCGAGCGGCGACGCTCTCGACGCGATATTGGCGTCGTTCCAGCGCGCGGGCTTTGCCCGCTGCGAGCCGGCGATCCTGCAGCCGGCCGGCGTCTTCCTCGACCGCTCGGGCGAGGATTTCCGCGGCCGCCTCTATCTCACCAGCGACGCCGCCGGGGCCGACGTCTGCCTTCGGCCGGAATTCACCATTCCCGTCTGCCTCGCCTATCTCGCTTCGCCGGCGGCCGCCGCGCCCGCCAGCTTTGCCTATGGCGGCACGGTGTTCCGCTTCCCCGCAGAGGGCGAGGCGGGGACAGGCGAGCTGTTGCAGGCCGGGCTCGAGAGCTTCGGCCGCGACGATCGCGAGGCCGCCGACGCCGAAATCCTCGCCGCCGCGCTCGAGGCCGCCGCCGATGCGGGCGGCGGCGCGCTCGATGTCGAGACCGGCGACGCCGGCCTCGTCTCGACCTTTCTGGACCGGCTCGACCTGCCGCCCGCCTGGCGCCGGCGCCTCGAGACGGGACACGCCCGCGGCGAATCCCTCGCCGAGATTTTCGCTCCCCCCGCCAATGGCAAGGAGCACGCCGGCGTGCTCGCCGCGCTCGAGAAAGTGGACGCCAAAGAGGCGCGCGCGCTCGTCGAGGATCTGCTCTCCATCGCCGGCATATCGCCGGTCGGCGGCCGCAGCGCCGGCGAGATCGCCGAGCGCTTTCTCGATCAGGCAGCTCTCGCCGGCGGCGCTGGGGTGAGCGCCGAGACCCATGCGCTGGTCGACGCCTTCTTCGCCGTGCAGGGCCAGATCGACGAGGCCTCCGCGGCGCTGCGCAAGCTCGCGGCCGACGCCTCGCTCGATCTTTCCGCGGCGCTCGATTCGCTCGACACGCGCTCGGGCTTTCTCGCCGCGCGCGGGGTCGATCTGGAGCGCGTGCGCTTCTCGGCGAGCTTCGCGCGGCGGCTCGATTATTACTCGGGCTTCGTCTTCGAGGCGCGTCTCGAGCCCGCCGGTCCGCCGCTCATCGGCGGCGGCCGCTACGACCGCCTGCTGAAGACGCTCGGCGCCAAACAGGACATACCCGCCGTCGGCGCGGCCATATGGGTCGATCGCCTCACGGCGCGCAAAGGACGCGCGGCATGA
- the hisG gene encoding ATP phosphoribosyltransferase — translation MTPTDRLIVAVPSKGRLQENANAFFARAGIEVTQGRGARDYRGQLAGVEDAEAAFLSASEITARLASGDVHLGVTGEDLVRETIPDAASKVEILAPLGFGKANVVVAVPQAWIDVRSMADLADVSAGFRARHGRGLRVATKYVHTTRRFFAKHAVGDYRIVESSGATEGAPAAGSADLIVDITTTGATLVANALKTLDDGVILRSQANLVASLAAPWTPRAREAARIILSRIAAEELARTTREIRARLPALDDALIAEAAEKFSVELRERGDGGFATFSAPAESAPQFADWLIAKGARTVTSARLDYVFSAENALWSRLQGRI, via the coding sequence ATGACGCCGACCGACAGACTGATCGTCGCCGTTCCTTCCAAGGGGCGGCTGCAGGAGAACGCCAACGCCTTCTTCGCCCGCGCCGGCATAGAGGTGACGCAGGGCCGCGGGGCGCGCGACTATCGCGGCCAGCTCGCCGGCGTCGAGGACGCGGAGGCGGCCTTTCTCTCGGCCTCCGAGATCACAGCGCGGCTCGCCAGCGGCGACGTGCATCTCGGCGTGACGGGGGAAGACCTCGTGCGCGAGACGATTCCCGATGCGGCGAGCAAGGTGGAGATTTTGGCGCCGCTCGGCTTCGGCAAGGCCAATGTGGTTGTCGCCGTTCCGCAGGCCTGGATCGATGTGCGGAGCATGGCCGATCTCGCCGATGTCTCGGCCGGCTTTCGCGCCCGCCATGGCCGCGGCCTGCGCGTCGCCACCAAATATGTGCATACGACGCGCCGCTTCTTCGCCAAGCATGCGGTCGGCGATTATCGCATCGTCGAGAGCTCCGGAGCCACCGAAGGCGCGCCGGCGGCGGGCTCCGCCGATCTCATCGTCGACATCACCACCACTGGCGCGACGCTCGTCGCCAATGCGCTGAAGACGTTGGATGATGGCGTGATCCTGCGCTCGCAGGCCAATCTCGTCGCCTCGCTCGCCGCGCCCTGGACGCCGCGGGCGCGGGAGGCGGCGCGAATCATTCTCTCGCGCATAGCCGCCGAGGAGCTGGCGCGTACGACGCGCGAGATCCGCGCGCGCCTGCCCGCGCTGGACGATGCGCTGATCGCAGAGGCGGCGGAGAAATTTTCCGTCGAATTGCGCGAGCGCGGCGACGGCGGCTTCGCGACTTTCTCGGCCCCGGCGGAGTCCGCGCCGCAATTCGCCGATTGGCTGATCGCCAAAGGCGCGCGGACGGTGACCAGCGCGCGGCTCGACTATGTGTTCAGCGCCGAAAACGCGCTGTGGAGCCGGCTGCAGGGGCGGATTTGA
- a CDS encoding WecB/TagA/CpsF family glycosyltransferase, whose protein sequence is MSFQRNQAFQGIEEVIVGGARIARLDLAETARLMIEAAGRPARESGPFYLTSVNGEVLARRRASRDFAELVDRADLISADGQPLVFASRLLGARALPERVATTDLYPLVAQMAEREGVTFYLYGATEEINRATYEVTKRRFPGLRIVGRSHGYLSGEELERKIDEIDELAPDIVWLALGVPREQEFVAKWSDRLGNVKVIKTSGGLFDFLAGAKKRAPKWMQKAGLEWAFRLQLEPGRLFLRYVTTNPIALLLLLRHTH, encoded by the coding sequence ATGTCGTTCCAGCGTAACCAGGCGTTCCAGGGCATCGAGGAGGTCATCGTCGGCGGCGCGCGCATCGCGCGTCTCGATCTCGCCGAGACCGCGCGGCTGATGATCGAGGCGGCAGGCCGCCCCGCGCGGGAGAGCGGGCCCTTTTATCTCACCTCCGTCAATGGCGAGGTGCTGGCGCGCCGCCGCGCCAGCCGCGATTTCGCCGAGCTCGTCGATCGAGCCGATCTCATCAGCGCCGACGGCCAACCGCTCGTCTTCGCCTCCCGTCTCCTGGGCGCGCGGGCGCTGCCGGAGCGCGTGGCGACGACCGATCTCTATCCGCTCGTCGCCCAAATGGCTGAGCGCGAGGGCGTCACCTTCTACCTCTATGGCGCGACGGAAGAGATCAATCGCGCGACCTATGAGGTCACCAAGCGCCGCTTTCCGGGCCTGCGCATCGTCGGCCGCTCGCATGGCTATCTCAGCGGCGAGGAGCTGGAGCGCAAGATCGACGAGATCGACGAGCTCGCGCCCGATATCGTCTGGCTCGCGCTGGGCGTGCCGCGCGAGCAGGAATTCGTGGCCAAGTGGAGCGATCGCCTTGGAAACGTCAAAGTGATCAAGACATCTGGGGGCCTGTTCGATTTCCTGGCCGGCGCCAAGAAGCGCGCCCCCAAGTGGATGCAGAAGGCTGGCCTGGAATGGGCGTTCCGTCTGCAGCTCGAGCCCGGCCGGCTGTTCTTGCGCTATGTGACGACGAATCCGATCGCGTTGCTGTTGCTATTACGCCACACGCATTGA
- a CDS encoding GNAT family N-acetyltransferase, translated as MALFGLVPAYRDLALRGDGVYLRGSEMRDFVAWASLRERSRAFLTPWEPSWPSDDLTRASFRYRVRRHAEEMARDEAYSFFVFREADDVLVGGLTLGHVRRGVSQAATLGYWMGEPYAGKGYMSRAVRAALDYAFNRQRLHRIEAACLPSNAASIRLLERNGFKQEGFARAYLNINGQWRDHLLFARLDSDPSPVGRPV; from the coding sequence ATGGCGCTCTTCGGCCTCGTCCCCGCCTATCGCGATCTGGCGCTGCGCGGCGATGGCGTCTATCTCCGCGGCTCGGAGATGCGCGATTTCGTCGCCTGGGCCTCGCTCCGGGAGCGCAGCCGCGCCTTTTTGACGCCCTGGGAGCCGAGCTGGCCCTCGGATGATCTCACCCGCGCGAGTTTCCGTTATCGCGTGCGTCGTCATGCCGAGGAGATGGCCCGCGACGAGGCCTATTCCTTCTTCGTCTTCCGCGAGGCGGATGATGTTCTCGTCGGCGGGCTGACGCTCGGCCATGTGCGGCGCGGCGTGTCCCAGGCGGCGACGCTCGGCTATTGGATGGGCGAGCCCTATGCCGGCAAGGGCTATATGTCCCGCGCCGTGCGGGCGGCGCTCGACTACGCCTTCAATCGTCAACGCCTGCACCGCATAGAGGCCGCCTGCCTGCCGTCCAACGCCGCCTCTATCCGCCTATTGGAGCGCAATGGCTTCAAGCAGGAGGGCTTCGCGCGGGCCTATCTCAATATCAACGGCCAATGGCGCGACCATCTCCTCTTCGCCCGGCTCGACAGCGATCCATCGCCGGTGGGCCGGCCGGTCTGA
- the thrC gene encoding threonine synthase produces the protein MRYISTRGEAPELAFEEILLAGLASDGGLYAPISYPELGRGDIAALAGLPYEEASARIIAPFLGEAFTGEALRALTHGAYAGFRHRAIAPLTQIAENLFVLELFHGPTLAFKDVAMQLLGRMMDAVLARRDLRATIVGATSGDTGAAAIEAFAGLERVDVFILYPHERVSNVQRRQMTTVAADNIHTIALEGSFDDAQSILKSLFRDRPFRESVGLAGVNSINWARVVAQTAYYFTSAVALGAPAREVSFAVPTGNFGDVLAGYVAKRMGLPVGRLVIGTNANDILARTLATGRYELREVTPTQSPSMDIQISSNFERLLFDAYGRDAAQIRGLMGALEQSKGFTVASAPLESIRAEFEASSAYEADTTEEIARTYRETGYILDPHAATGVHAARKRLAIDPSTPIISLATAHPAKFPDAVEKAIGKRPPLPEHLAHILTAQERFTVLDNDVTKVATFISERARAARAAA, from the coding sequence GTGCGCTACATATCCACACGCGGCGAAGCTCCCGAGCTCGCCTTCGAAGAAATTCTCCTCGCCGGCCTCGCCTCCGACGGCGGTCTCTATGCGCCCATCTCCTATCCGGAGCTGGGGCGCGGCGACATCGCAGCTCTCGCCGGGCTTCCCTATGAAGAGGCGAGCGCGCGCATCATCGCGCCTTTCCTCGGCGAGGCCTTCACCGGCGAGGCGCTGCGCGCGCTGACGCATGGCGCCTATGCGGGCTTCCGCCATCGCGCCATCGCGCCGCTGACGCAGATCGCCGAAAATCTCTTCGTCCTCGAGCTGTTCCACGGGCCCACGCTGGCGTTCAAGGACGTCGCCATGCAATTGCTCGGGCGCATGATGGATGCGGTGCTGGCGAGACGCGATCTGCGCGCCACCATCGTCGGCGCGACCTCCGGCGACACCGGGGCGGCGGCGATCGAGGCCTTTGCCGGGCTGGAGCGCGTCGACGTCTTCATCCTCTATCCGCATGAGCGCGTCTCCAATGTGCAGCGCCGGCAGATGACGACGGTGGCGGCCGACAATATCCACACCATCGCTCTCGAAGGCTCATTCGACGACGCGCAGTCGATCTTGAAATCGCTGTTCCGTGATCGTCCGTTCCGCGAGAGCGTCGGACTCGCGGGGGTCAATTCCATCAATTGGGCGCGCGTCGTCGCGCAGACGGCCTATTACTTCACCAGCGCCGTCGCGCTCGGCGCGCCTGCGCGCGAAGTGAGCTTCGCCGTCCCCACCGGCAATTTCGGCGATGTGCTCGCGGGCTATGTGGCCAAGCGCATGGGCCTGCCGGTCGGCCGCCTCGTCATCGGCACGAACGCCAATGACATTCTCGCGCGCACGCTCGCGACCGGGCGCTATGAATTGCGTGAGGTGACGCCGACGCAATCGCCGTCCATGGATATTCAGATCTCGTCCAATTTCGAGCGTCTGCTGTTCGACGCCTATGGTCGCGACGCCGCGCAGATTCGTGGGCTCATGGGCGCGCTGGAGCAGTCGAAGGGCTTCACCGTCGCTTCGGCGCCGCTCGAATCCATTCGCGCCGAGTTCGAGGCGAGCTCCGCATATGAGGCGGATACGACGGAAGAGATCGCCCGCACCTATCGCGAGACCGGCTATATTCTCGATCCGCATGCGGCGACCGGCGTGCATGCCGCGCGAAAGCGTCTGGCCATCGACCCCTCGACTCCGATCATCTCTCTGGCCACCGCCCATCCGGCGAAATTCCCGGATGCGGTCGAGAAGGCGATCGGCAAGAGGCCGCCGCTGCCCGAGCATCTCGCGCATATTCTGACCGCGCAGGAGCGCTTCACCGTGCTCGACAATGATGTGACGAAGGTCGCGACCTTTATTTCCGAGCGCGCCCGCGCGGCGCGCGCAGCGGCGTGA
- a CDS encoding SURF1 family protein: MRTEARALLGPALFTAVMVALLAGLGVWQLRRLAWKEALIARVETRAAAAPAEAPPRGQWTNLSPNDYDFLHARIFGRFDLAREALIFSPPPSGAGVEPGYRVITPFLLDDGGAVLVDRGFLPLSLRGDATRKREPSGKIALTGLLRGPQARNLFTPADSPQEGLFYTSDAGALAAYLNLSDAAPFILELDPAAPAHGLPRVYDHNIELANNHLSYAITWFSLAAAVAGGFAFYAAGRLKQR; this comes from the coding sequence ATGAGAACTGAGGCGCGCGCTCTTCTCGGGCCGGCGCTCTTCACCGCGGTCATGGTGGCGCTGCTCGCCGGCCTCGGCGTCTGGCAGCTGCGTCGCCTCGCCTGGAAAGAGGCGCTGATCGCCCGCGTGGAGACGCGCGCCGCGGCCGCGCCGGCCGAGGCCCCGCCGCGAGGACAATGGACGAATCTCTCGCCGAATGACTATGACTTCCTCCATGCGCGCATCTTTGGCCGTTTCGATCTCGCGCGCGAGGCGCTGATCTTTTCGCCGCCGCCGTCGGGCGCGGGCGTGGAGCCGGGCTATCGCGTGATCACGCCCTTCCTGCTCGACGACGGCGGGGCCGTGCTCGTCGATCGCGGCTTTCTGCCGCTCTCCCTGCGCGGGGACGCGACGCGCAAGCGCGAGCCCTCGGGCAAAATCGCGCTCACCGGCCTGCTGCGCGGCCCGCAGGCGCGCAATCTCTTCACGCCCGCCGATTCGCCGCAGGAGGGGCTTTTCTACACGAGCGACGCGGGCGCTCTCGCCGCCTATCTGAACCTTTCCGACGCCGCGCCTTTCATTCTGGAGTTAGACCCCGCCGCGCCGGCGCATGGCCTGCCGCGCGTCTATGATCACAATATCGAGCTCGCCAATAATCACCTCTCCTACGCCATCACCTGGTTCTCGCTGGCGGCGGCGGTGGCCGGCGGCTTCGCCTTCTATGCGGCGGGGCGGCTGAAGCAGCGCTGA